The genomic stretch GACGCTGAGTTGCCAGCTAAACCCCCTCCCGACCTCCCCCTTCGCAGGGGGAGGAGCAAAACACTTATCTTTCCCGTCGTACATTTCCCCCAACATGAAATTTCTTCAATTTGAGTGAAGATTAATCACACTCACATGCATTTTTGCAGTTGACAGTTTTGCTCACTTCCTCCATTGTCTATCCATACGTTTAGACGTCTAGACGCTTACCAGCTAAGCCGATAATTAAAACGCAGTGATGCATGAGGTAGTGTTTATGAGCTTTTTCCACGCTAACCAGCGCGAGGCGCTGAATCAGAATCTGGCAGAGTTGCAGGGTCAGATTAACGTTTCTTTCGAGTTTTTCCCGCCGCGCACCAGCGAGATGGAAGATACGTTGTGGAGCTCCATCGACCGCCTCAGCAGCCTCAAGCCTAAGTTTTTGTCGGTAACTTACGGTGCAAACTCCGGCGAGCGCGACCGCACGCACAGCATCATCAAAGGCATTAAAGAACGCACCGGTCTGGAAGCGGCTCCGCACCTGACCTGTATCGATGCCAGCCGTGACGAACTGCGTCAGATTGCGCAGGATTACTGGGAAAGTGGTATTCGTCATATCGTAGCGCTGCGCGGGGATTTACCGCCGGGCGGCGGCAAACCAGAGATGTACGCGACCGATCTGGTGCATCTGCTGAAAGAAGTGGGCGATTTCGATATCTCCGTGGCGGCTTACCCGGAAGTTCATCCGGAAGCCAAAAGCGCGCAGGCAGATTTGATCAACCTGAAGCGTAAAATTGACGCCGGTGCTAACCGTGCCATCACGCAATTTTTCTTCGACGTAGAAAGTTATCTGCGTTTCCGTGACCGCTGTGCGGGTCAGGGCATTGATGTTGAAATCGTGCCGGGCATTCTGCCGGTTTCCAACTTCAAACAGCTGACGCGTTTTGCCACCATGACCAATGTGCGCGTCCCGAACTGGATGAACAGTCAGTTTGAAGGGCTGGACGATGATGCGGAAACCCGCAAAATGGTCGGCGCAAATATCGCGATGGACATGGTGAAAATCCTCAGCCGCGAAGGCGTGAAGGACTTCCATTTCTACACCCTGAATCGTGCGGAAATGAGCTATGCGATTTGCCATACGCTGGGTGTTCGCCCAGACATCGCGGTGCCGGTTCGTGCGTAAGTAAGTAAATAATGTTCCGAATGCAGAAAGCAAAAAACCCGCGAATTCGCGGGTTTTTCATTTAGAGCTTCCGGGCTGAACTAGCCGGTGTTACGCATACCGGCCGCAACGCCTGCGATGGTTACCATCAGGGCCTGTTCGACATTTGCGTCCTGTTTACCGTCTTTTTCCAGCTCGCGTGAACGGTGCAGCAACTCAGCCTGCAGCACGTTCAGCGGATCGGTGTAGACGTTGCGCAGCGCAATGGACTCAGCAATCCACGGCAAATCTTCCATCAGATGATCGTCGTTGGAAATCGCCAGCACCACTTTGATATCGCCCGCCAGCTGTTCGCGCAGTTTCTGTCCCAGCGGCCACAGTTCTTTTTCGACCAGACGCTGATCGTAGTATTCCGCCAGCCACAGGTCGGCCTTGGCGAACACCATTTCCAGCATACCGATACGCGTGGAGAAGAATGGCCAGTCGTGGCACATCGCTTCCAGCTCATCGCGTTTCCCGTCATCGACGACGGCCTGCAAACCGGCACCTGCGCCCAGCCAGGCTGGCAGCATCAGTCGGTTTTGCGTCCAGGCGAAGATCCACGGAATCGCACGCAGACTTTCCACGCCGCCGTTGGCTTTACGTTTTGCCGGGCGTGAACCCAGCGGCAGTTTCGCCAGTTCCTGCTCTGGCGTCGCTGCACGGAAGTAAGGCACGAAGTCTTTATTCTCGCGGATATAGCCGCGGTACATTTTGCAGGAAACGTCAGACAGCTGTTCCATGATGTCCACCCAGGCTTTTTTCGGCTCTGGCGGTGGCAACAGGTTGGCTTCCAGAATGGCGGAGGTGTACAGCGCCAGACTGCTGATGGTGACTTCCGGCAGACCAAATTTGAAGCGGATCATTTCGCCCTGCTCAGTCACGCGCAGGCCACCTTTCAGGCTGCCCGGAGGCTGAGAGAGCAGCGCAGCTTGCGCTGGCGCACCGCCACGGCCGATAGAACCGCCGCGTCCGTGGAACAGCGTCAGCGCGACACCGGCTTTCTCACAGGTTTTGATCAATGCGTCTTGTGCGCGGTACTGCGCCCAGGAAGCCGCCATCACGCCCGCGTCTTTCGCGGAGTCGGAATAGCCAATCATCACCATTTGCTTGCCCTGAATGAAGCCGCGATACCAGTCGATGCTCAGTAATTGCTTCATCACGTCGTCGGCGTTATTCAGGTCATCCAGCGTTTCGAACAGCGGCGCAACCGGCATCGGGAACGGACAACCGGCTTCTTTAAGCAGCAGATGCACGGCCAGCACGTCAGACGGTGTACGCGCCATGGAAATGACGTAAGCGGCAATAGAACCTTCCGGCGCTTCCGCAATCACCTGACAGGTATCGAGCACTTCTTTGGTATCGGCGCTCGGTTCCCAGTGGCGTGGCACCAGCGGACGTTGTGAATTCAGTTCGCGGATCAGGAACGCCTGTTTGTCGGATTCTGACCAACTTTCGTAATCGCCCAGCCCCAGATAACGGGTGATTTCAGCGATCGCGTCGGTATGGCGGGTACTTTCCTGACGCACATCGATACGCACCAGCGGCACGCCGAAACAGCGTACGCGGCGCAGGGTGTCGAGCAACTGACCGTTCGCGATGATGCCCATGTTGCAGGCCAGCAGCGACTGGTAACAGGCATAAAGCGGTGCCCAGAGTTGTTCGTTTTTCACCAGTAAATCGTGAGGGCGCGCAACGCGTTCGCCTTTCAGACGGGCTTCGAGATACACCTGCGTGCTCGTCAGCTGGGTACGCAGGTGTTTCATGATTTCGCGGTAAGGCTCGAGAATATCGGCACCGCCGGCCCGCTCGCGCAGTTCCGGCGTACATTCGGTCATCGAGAGTTCTGAAACCAGTACAGCGATATCGCGCAGGAACAGATCGGTGGCTTTCCAGCGGCTCAGCAACAGAACGTGGCGGGTAATATCAGCAGTCACGTTCGGGTTACCGTCGCGGTCGCCGCCCATCCAGGAAGTGAAACGCACCGGCACGGCTTCCACCGGCATTTTGTAATTCAGTGACGTCTCAAGCTGCTCGTTCAGTTCACGCAGGAAAGCAGGAACGCCTTCCCACAGGCTGTTTTCGACGACCGCAAAACCCCATTTGGCTTCATCAACCGGAGAAGGGCGGTTCTTACGGATTTCATCGGTGTGCCATGACTGCGCAATCAGCTGACGCAGGCGGCGCATAATTTGTTTGCGCTCGTAGTCGGCCAGATCGTTATGGTCGAGCTGTTTGAGGCAGTTATTCACTTCCACCAGTTTGTGGATCAGCGTGCGACGGGCAATTTCCGTCGGGTGCGCGGTCAGCACCAGTTCGATAGAAAGCTGGTCAACGGCGTCACGTAATTGTTGTTCAGAGAGGTTTTTGGATTTCAGACGATCGAACAATTGTGCCAGAGCTTCAGGATTGCTGGCCGCTTCGCCGTGTGGCGAAATGCTGTGATATTGTTCGGCTACGTTGGCTAAATTCAGGAACTGGCTAAAAGCACGGGCAACAGGCAACAACTCATCATTCGAGAGATTTTGCAGCGTTGACAGCAATTCCTGACGATCAGCATCATTTCCTGCACGTGAGGATTTGGACAACTTACGGATTTTCTCAACACGATCCAGGATATGTTCTCCCAACGTATCTTTGATCGTGTCGCCCAGCAATTTACCTAACATACTGACATTACTTCGCATTGCGGAA from Rahnella sikkimica encodes the following:
- the metF gene encoding methylenetetrahydrofolate reductase, whose protein sequence is MSFFHANQREALNQNLAELQGQINVSFEFFPPRTSEMEDTLWSSIDRLSSLKPKFLSVTYGANSGERDRTHSIIKGIKERTGLEAAPHLTCIDASRDELRQIAQDYWESGIRHIVALRGDLPPGGGKPEMYATDLVHLLKEVGDFDISVAAYPEVHPEAKSAQADLINLKRKIDAGANRAITQFFFDVESYLRFRDRCAGQGIDVEIVPGILPVSNFKQLTRFATMTNVRVPNWMNSQFEGLDDDAETRKMVGANIAMDMVKILSREGVKDFHFYTLNRAEMSYAICHTLGVRPDIAVPVRA
- the ppc gene encoding phosphoenolpyruvate carboxylase — its product is MNEQYSAMRSNVSMLGKLLGDTIKDTLGEHILDRVEKIRKLSKSSRAGNDADRQELLSTLQNLSNDELLPVARAFSQFLNLANVAEQYHSISPHGEAASNPEALAQLFDRLKSKNLSEQQLRDAVDQLSIELVLTAHPTEIARRTLIHKLVEVNNCLKQLDHNDLADYERKQIMRRLRQLIAQSWHTDEIRKNRPSPVDEAKWGFAVVENSLWEGVPAFLRELNEQLETSLNYKMPVEAVPVRFTSWMGGDRDGNPNVTADITRHVLLLSRWKATDLFLRDIAVLVSELSMTECTPELRERAGGADILEPYREIMKHLRTQLTSTQVYLEARLKGERVARPHDLLVKNEQLWAPLYACYQSLLACNMGIIANGQLLDTLRRVRCFGVPLVRIDVRQESTRHTDAIAEITRYLGLGDYESWSESDKQAFLIRELNSQRPLVPRHWEPSADTKEVLDTCQVIAEAPEGSIAAYVISMARTPSDVLAVHLLLKEAGCPFPMPVAPLFETLDDLNNADDVMKQLLSIDWYRGFIQGKQMVMIGYSDSAKDAGVMAASWAQYRAQDALIKTCEKAGVALTLFHGRGGSIGRGGAPAQAALLSQPPGSLKGGLRVTEQGEMIRFKFGLPEVTISSLALYTSAILEANLLPPPEPKKAWVDIMEQLSDVSCKMYRGYIRENKDFVPYFRAATPEQELAKLPLGSRPAKRKANGGVESLRAIPWIFAWTQNRLMLPAWLGAGAGLQAVVDDGKRDELEAMCHDWPFFSTRIGMLEMVFAKADLWLAEYYDQRLVEKELWPLGQKLREQLAGDIKVVLAISNDDHLMEDLPWIAESIALRNVYTDPLNVLQAELLHRSRELEKDGKQDANVEQALMVTIAGVAAGMRNTG